One Dioscorea cayenensis subsp. rotundata cultivar TDr96_F1 chromosome 17, TDr96_F1_v2_PseudoChromosome.rev07_lg8_w22 25.fasta, whole genome shotgun sequence DNA window includes the following coding sequences:
- the LOC120280392 gene encoding phosphoenolpyruvate carboxylase 4 isoform X1, which translates to MTDTTDDIAEEISFQSFEDECHLLRSLLNDVLHRELGPQFMDTVERKRILAQSAVNMRIAGMEDTAELLEQQLAKEISKIGLEEALSLARAFSHYLNLMGIAETHHRVRKTRNTAHLSKSCDDIFDKLIQSGVPPQQLYDTICQQEVGIVLTAHPTQINRRTLQYKHKRIAHLLEYNEQPDLSHEDREMVIDDLVREITSLWETDEVRRHRPTPVDEARAGLHIVEQSLWKAVPHYLRRVSTSLKKHTGKPLPLTCAPIYFGSWMGGDRDGNPNVTAKVTRDVAFLSQWMATDLYTREVDSLRFELSMGRCSDKLAILADEILLQEASYENQKNENWVEPVNRKNGYYRQSLALPTQLPADADFPSCTESQYSTVELPGNLSRQNRTSSAPTSLNSIKTSSSEISSGTISGEGNRPPTKAACLTKGASFTSSQLLAQRKLFAELETGRSSFRKLLEPSLNQRPGIAPYRVVLGNVKDKLIKTRRRLELLLDDLPCEYDPTEYYETAEQLLEPLLLCHESLQSCGSEILADGRLADLIRRVATFGMILMKLDLRQEASRHSEALDAVTVYLDMGVYSEWDEDKKLEFLTRELKGKRPLIPPSIEVVPDVKEVLDTFRVAAELGTDSLGAYVISMASNASDVLAVELLQKDARLSVSGELGKPCPGGTLRVVPLFETAKDLRAAGSVIRKLLSIDWYREHIIKNHNGIQEVMVGYSDSGKDAGRFTAAWELYKAQEDVVAACKEFGIRVTLFHGRGGSIGRGGGPTYLAIQSQPPGSVIGTLRSTEQGEMVQAKFGLPQIAVRQLEIYTTAVLLATMRPPKPPRETKWRTVMEDISENSCHFYRSVVYDNPDFLPYFHEATPQAELGFLNIGSRPARRKTSTAIAHLRAIPWVFAWTQTRFVLPSWLGVGAGLKHACTEGYMHDLQAMYKEWPFFQSTIDLIEMVLAKADIPIAKHYDEVLVSESRRGLGVELRNELMMTEEYVLVVSGHEKLSENNKSLKRLIESRLPFLNSINMLQVEILKRLRQDDDNKKLRDVLLVTINGIAAGMRNTG; encoded by the exons ATGACGGACACCACGGATGACATTGCGGAGGAGATCTCGTTCCAGTCCTTCGAGGACGAATGCCATCTCCTTCGTAGTCTCCTCAACGATGTCCTTCACCGCGAACTCGGTCCCCAGTTCATGGACACAGTTGAAAGGAAGAGAATCCTCGCTCAG AGTGCTGTGAATATGAGGATTGCGGGGATGGAGGATACTGCAGAGTTGCTTGAGCAACAACTGGCCAAAGAGATATCCAAGATAGGTTTGGAGGAAGCTTTGTCACTGGCTCGTGCTTTCAGTCATTATCTTAATCTCATGGGCATTGCAGAGACTCACCACAG GGTTCGCAAGACACGAAATACTGCACATTTGTCAAAGTCCTGTGATGACATATTTGATAAGCTGATACAGAGTGGAGTTCCTCCTCAACAGCTTTATGATACCATATGCCAACAG GAAGTTGGTATTGTTTTAACTGCACATCCTACTCAAATAAATAGACGTACACTCCAGTATAAACACAAAAGAATTGCG CATCTGCTCGAGTATAATGAGCAACCAGATCTAAGTCATGAAGATAGAGAGATGGTGATAGATGATCTG GTGAGAGAGATCACTTCATTGTGGGAGACAGATGAAGTGAGGCGGCACAGACCTACTCCTGTTGATGAAGCAAGGGCTG GACTGCACATTGTGGAGCAATCTCTTTGGAAGGCAGTGCCCCATTATCTTCGTCGTGTTAGCACTTCTTTGAAAAAG CACACTGGTAAACCACTTCCGCTTACCTGTGCaccaatctactttggctcatGGATGGGAGGTGATAGAGACGGTAACCCAAATGTCACTGCAAAA GTGACGCGAGATGTTGCTTTCTTGTCACAATGGATGGCAACTGACCTCTACACCCGGGAAGTTGACAGTCTGAGATTTGAACTATCCATGGGTAGATGCAGTGATAAGTTAGCGATTCTGGCTGACGAAATACTCCTTCAAG AAGCATCATATGAGAAtcagaaaaatgaaaattggGTTGAGCCGGTCAACAGAAAGAACGGATATTATCGGCAATCTTTAGCCTTGCCTACCCAACTTCCTGCAGATGCAGATTTTCCTTCTTGCACAG AATCTCAGTATTCAACAGTAGAACTCCCTGGAAACTTGAGCCGCCAG AATAGAACTTCATCGGCTCCAACAAGTCTGAATTCTATTAAGACTTCTTCAAGTGAAATCAGTAGTGGAACCATCTCTGGAGAGGGTAATCGTCCGCCAACTAAAGCAGCATGCTTAACCAAGGGAGCTTCTTTCACTTCTAGTCAGCTTCTTGCTCAAAGAAAACTATTTGCTGAACTTGAAACAGGCAGATCAAGCTTCAGAAAGCTTCTGGAACCAAGCCTGAATCAGCGTCCTGGCATTGCACCGTACAGAGTTGTCCTTGGAAATGTGAAGGACAAG CTTATCAAGACTAGGAGACGGCTCGAACTTCTATTAGATGATCTTCCATGTGAATATGATCCTACAGAGTATTATGAAACAGCAGAGCAACTTCTGGAACCATTGCTCTTATGCCATGAATCTCTG CAATCATGTGGATCAGAAATCCTTGCTGATGGACGATTAGCGGATTTGATTAGAAGGGTGGCCACCTTTGGCATGATACTAATGAAACTGGATTTACGCCAG GAGGCCAGCAGACATTCTGAAGCACTTGATGCAGTGACAGTGTACTTAGATATGGGGGTGTATAGTGAGTGGGATGAAGATAAGAAGCTGGAATTTCTAACTAGAGAATTGAAAGGGAAGCGGCCCCTAATTCCTCCAAGCATAGAG GTAGTGCCAGATGTAAAGGAGGTTTTGGATACATTCCGTGTGGCTGCTGAATTAGGGACGGATTCACTTGGAGCATATGTGATTTCAATGGCCTCAAAT GCAAGTGATGTTCTTGCTGTAGAGCTATTGCAGAAAGATGCTAGACTCTCTGTGAGTGGGGAACTAGGAAAGCCTTGTCCTGGTGGAAC GCTAAGAGTGGTGCCATTATTCGAAACAGCAAAAGATCTGAGAGCAGCTGGATCAGTGATAAGGAAGCTGCTATCTATAGACTGGTATAGAGAacacattataaaaaatcacaatGGAATTCAAGAG GTGATGGTTGGTTACTCAGACTCTGGGAAGGATGCAGGGAGGTTCACAGCTGCATGGGAATTGTACAAAGCCCAAGAGGACGTGGTAGCTGCATGCAAAGAGTTTGGAATTAGAGTCACTCTGTTTCATGGACGTGGCGGTAGCATTGGTCGTGGAGGTGGCCCCACATACCTTGCCATCCAATCACAACCTCCTGGCTCCGTAATA GGAACACTAAGATCAACAGAACAAGGAGAGATGGTGCAagccaagtttggtcttccccaGATAGCAGTAAGACAACTAGAGATATACACAACAGCAGTCCTGCTAGCCACAATGCGACCTCCAAAACCACCAAGAGAAACTAAATGGCGCACTGTCATGGAAGACATCTCTGAAAACAGCTGCCATTTCTATCGCAGCGTCGTCTACGATAACCCTGACTTCCTCCCTTACTTCCATGAAGCCACACCTCAAGCTGAGCTCGGCTTCCTCAACATTGGAAGCCGCCCTGCTCGCCGTAAAACCTCCACTGCTATCGCCCATCTCCGCGCCATCCCCTGGGTCTTCGCCTGGACTCAGACCAGGTTTGTCCTCCCTTCATGGCTTGGCGTTGGTGCAGGTCTCAAGCATGCATGCACAGAAGGATACATGCATGATTTACAGGCAATGTACAAAGAGTGGCCTTTCTTTCAGTCTACAATAGATCTTATTGAGATGGTTCTTGCCAAGGCTGACATTCCAATTGCCAAGCACTATGATGAAGTTCTAGTTTCTGAGAGTAGGAGAGGGCTTGGTGTAGAGTTGAGAAATGAGTTGATGATGACTGAGGAGTATGTCTTGGTTGTTAGTGGACATGAGAAGCTCTCTGAGAATAATAAGAGTTTGAAGAGGTTGATAGAGAGCAGGCTGCCATTTCTCAACTCTATTAACATGTTGCAGGTGGAGATACTTAAGAGGTTGAGGCAGGATGACGATAACAAAAAACTCAGGGATGTGTTGCTTGTCACCATCAATGGCATTGCTGCCGGAATGAGGAACACCGGTTGA
- the LOC120280924 gene encoding nudix hydrolase 1, which yields MNGGGAVERSPTVAVAVFILKGSAVLLGRRLSPIGKDTFALPGGRLEFGESLEECAKREVKEETGLEVKNIEVVKVVNDVVRDGPNPSHFVTILVRAELVESDQVPATLEPDKCEGWDWFPWDQLPQPLFRPLESLVHSGFSPFSSPSL from the exons ATGAACGGAGGAGGAGCAGTTGAAAGATCGCCGACGGTGGCAGTGGCCGTGTTTATACTAAAAGGCTCCGCTGTCTTGCTCGGCCGCCGCCTCTCCCCCATCGGAAAAGACACTTTTGCCCTCCCCGGCGGTCGCCTTGAATTCG GGGAGAGTTTGGAGGAGTGTGCTAAAAGGGAAGTGAAGGAGGAGACAGGGTTGGAAGTGAAGAACATTGAGGTGGTGAAGGTGGTCAATGATGTGGTCCGAGATGGTCCGAACCCGAGTCACTTTGTGACCATTTTGGTGCGTGCTGAGCTGGTTGAGTCAGATCAAGTTCCGGCTACCCTTGAACCTGATAAGTGTGAAGGTTGGGATTGGTTCCCATGGGATCAACTCCCCCAACCACTCTTTAGGCCACTTGAGTCCCTTGTTCACTCTGGTTTCTCTCCATTCTCATCACCTTCTTTGTAG
- the LOC120280392 gene encoding phosphoenolpyruvate carboxylase 4 isoform X2 has protein sequence MTDTTDDIAEEISFQSFEDECHLLRSLLNDVLHRELGPQFMDTVERKRILAQSAVNMRIAGMEDTAELLEQQLAKEISKIGLEEALSLARAFSHYLNLMGIAETHHRVRKTRNTAHLSKSCDDIFDKLIQSGVPPQQLYDTICQQEVGIVLTAHPTQINRRTLQYKHKRIAHLLEYNEQPDLSHEDREMVIDDLVREITSLWETDEVRRHRPTPVDEARAGLHIVEQSLWKAVPHYLRRVSTSLKKHTGKPLPLTCAPIYFGSWMGGDRDGNPNVTAKVTRDVAFLSQWMATDLYTREVDSLRFELSMGRCSDKLAILADEILLQEASYENQKNENWVEPVNRKNGYYRQSLALPTQLPADADFPSCTESQYSTVELPGNLSRQNRTSSAPTSLNSIKTSSSEISSGTISGEGRSSFRKLLEPSLNQRPGIAPYRVVLGNVKDKLIKTRRRLELLLDDLPCEYDPTEYYETAEQLLEPLLLCHESLQSCGSEILADGRLADLIRRVATFGMILMKLDLRQEASRHSEALDAVTVYLDMGVYSEWDEDKKLEFLTRELKGKRPLIPPSIEVVPDVKEVLDTFRVAAELGTDSLGAYVISMASNASDVLAVELLQKDARLSVSGELGKPCPGGTLRVVPLFETAKDLRAAGSVIRKLLSIDWYREHIIKNHNGIQEVMVGYSDSGKDAGRFTAAWELYKAQEDVVAACKEFGIRVTLFHGRGGSIGRGGGPTYLAIQSQPPGSVIGTLRSTEQGEMVQAKFGLPQIAVRQLEIYTTAVLLATMRPPKPPRETKWRTVMEDISENSCHFYRSVVYDNPDFLPYFHEATPQAELGFLNIGSRPARRKTSTAIAHLRAIPWVFAWTQTRFVLPSWLGVGAGLKHACTEGYMHDLQAMYKEWPFFQSTIDLIEMVLAKADIPIAKHYDEVLVSESRRGLGVELRNELMMTEEYVLVVSGHEKLSENNKSLKRLIESRLPFLNSINMLQVEILKRLRQDDDNKKLRDVLLVTINGIAAGMRNTG, from the exons ATGACGGACACCACGGATGACATTGCGGAGGAGATCTCGTTCCAGTCCTTCGAGGACGAATGCCATCTCCTTCGTAGTCTCCTCAACGATGTCCTTCACCGCGAACTCGGTCCCCAGTTCATGGACACAGTTGAAAGGAAGAGAATCCTCGCTCAG AGTGCTGTGAATATGAGGATTGCGGGGATGGAGGATACTGCAGAGTTGCTTGAGCAACAACTGGCCAAAGAGATATCCAAGATAGGTTTGGAGGAAGCTTTGTCACTGGCTCGTGCTTTCAGTCATTATCTTAATCTCATGGGCATTGCAGAGACTCACCACAG GGTTCGCAAGACACGAAATACTGCACATTTGTCAAAGTCCTGTGATGACATATTTGATAAGCTGATACAGAGTGGAGTTCCTCCTCAACAGCTTTATGATACCATATGCCAACAG GAAGTTGGTATTGTTTTAACTGCACATCCTACTCAAATAAATAGACGTACACTCCAGTATAAACACAAAAGAATTGCG CATCTGCTCGAGTATAATGAGCAACCAGATCTAAGTCATGAAGATAGAGAGATGGTGATAGATGATCTG GTGAGAGAGATCACTTCATTGTGGGAGACAGATGAAGTGAGGCGGCACAGACCTACTCCTGTTGATGAAGCAAGGGCTG GACTGCACATTGTGGAGCAATCTCTTTGGAAGGCAGTGCCCCATTATCTTCGTCGTGTTAGCACTTCTTTGAAAAAG CACACTGGTAAACCACTTCCGCTTACCTGTGCaccaatctactttggctcatGGATGGGAGGTGATAGAGACGGTAACCCAAATGTCACTGCAAAA GTGACGCGAGATGTTGCTTTCTTGTCACAATGGATGGCAACTGACCTCTACACCCGGGAAGTTGACAGTCTGAGATTTGAACTATCCATGGGTAGATGCAGTGATAAGTTAGCGATTCTGGCTGACGAAATACTCCTTCAAG AAGCATCATATGAGAAtcagaaaaatgaaaattggGTTGAGCCGGTCAACAGAAAGAACGGATATTATCGGCAATCTTTAGCCTTGCCTACCCAACTTCCTGCAGATGCAGATTTTCCTTCTTGCACAG AATCTCAGTATTCAACAGTAGAACTCCCTGGAAACTTGAGCCGCCAG AATAGAACTTCATCGGCTCCAACAAGTCTGAATTCTATTAAGACTTCTTCAAGTGAAATCAGTAGTGGAACCATCTCTGGAGAGG GCAGATCAAGCTTCAGAAAGCTTCTGGAACCAAGCCTGAATCAGCGTCCTGGCATTGCACCGTACAGAGTTGTCCTTGGAAATGTGAAGGACAAG CTTATCAAGACTAGGAGACGGCTCGAACTTCTATTAGATGATCTTCCATGTGAATATGATCCTACAGAGTATTATGAAACAGCAGAGCAACTTCTGGAACCATTGCTCTTATGCCATGAATCTCTG CAATCATGTGGATCAGAAATCCTTGCTGATGGACGATTAGCGGATTTGATTAGAAGGGTGGCCACCTTTGGCATGATACTAATGAAACTGGATTTACGCCAG GAGGCCAGCAGACATTCTGAAGCACTTGATGCAGTGACAGTGTACTTAGATATGGGGGTGTATAGTGAGTGGGATGAAGATAAGAAGCTGGAATTTCTAACTAGAGAATTGAAAGGGAAGCGGCCCCTAATTCCTCCAAGCATAGAG GTAGTGCCAGATGTAAAGGAGGTTTTGGATACATTCCGTGTGGCTGCTGAATTAGGGACGGATTCACTTGGAGCATATGTGATTTCAATGGCCTCAAAT GCAAGTGATGTTCTTGCTGTAGAGCTATTGCAGAAAGATGCTAGACTCTCTGTGAGTGGGGAACTAGGAAAGCCTTGTCCTGGTGGAAC GCTAAGAGTGGTGCCATTATTCGAAACAGCAAAAGATCTGAGAGCAGCTGGATCAGTGATAAGGAAGCTGCTATCTATAGACTGGTATAGAGAacacattataaaaaatcacaatGGAATTCAAGAG GTGATGGTTGGTTACTCAGACTCTGGGAAGGATGCAGGGAGGTTCACAGCTGCATGGGAATTGTACAAAGCCCAAGAGGACGTGGTAGCTGCATGCAAAGAGTTTGGAATTAGAGTCACTCTGTTTCATGGACGTGGCGGTAGCATTGGTCGTGGAGGTGGCCCCACATACCTTGCCATCCAATCACAACCTCCTGGCTCCGTAATA GGAACACTAAGATCAACAGAACAAGGAGAGATGGTGCAagccaagtttggtcttccccaGATAGCAGTAAGACAACTAGAGATATACACAACAGCAGTCCTGCTAGCCACAATGCGACCTCCAAAACCACCAAGAGAAACTAAATGGCGCACTGTCATGGAAGACATCTCTGAAAACAGCTGCCATTTCTATCGCAGCGTCGTCTACGATAACCCTGACTTCCTCCCTTACTTCCATGAAGCCACACCTCAAGCTGAGCTCGGCTTCCTCAACATTGGAAGCCGCCCTGCTCGCCGTAAAACCTCCACTGCTATCGCCCATCTCCGCGCCATCCCCTGGGTCTTCGCCTGGACTCAGACCAGGTTTGTCCTCCCTTCATGGCTTGGCGTTGGTGCAGGTCTCAAGCATGCATGCACAGAAGGATACATGCATGATTTACAGGCAATGTACAAAGAGTGGCCTTTCTTTCAGTCTACAATAGATCTTATTGAGATGGTTCTTGCCAAGGCTGACATTCCAATTGCCAAGCACTATGATGAAGTTCTAGTTTCTGAGAGTAGGAGAGGGCTTGGTGTAGAGTTGAGAAATGAGTTGATGATGACTGAGGAGTATGTCTTGGTTGTTAGTGGACATGAGAAGCTCTCTGAGAATAATAAGAGTTTGAAGAGGTTGATAGAGAGCAGGCTGCCATTTCTCAACTCTATTAACATGTTGCAGGTGGAGATACTTAAGAGGTTGAGGCAGGATGACGATAACAAAAAACTCAGGGATGTGTTGCTTGTCACCATCAATGGCATTGCTGCCGGAATGAGGAACACCGGTTGA